A segment of the Arachis hypogaea cultivar Tifrunner chromosome 5, arahy.Tifrunner.gnm2.J5K5, whole genome shotgun sequence genome:
GGAAGATGCACAAAAAAGGAGGAAGATACACAAATAAAGGAGGAAGCCATGCACAATCCATGCTTGCACATTCCAATAATTTCGGAGGAAGCCATACAAGTCCCTTTAATTCTATCCATGCAAGCTCCTGAGAAGAAAAATTTGAATGCACCACCCACATTTGAATTAAAATCTTCTCCCCCAATACTTGAATATGCTTTCCTTGGTACTAATGAATCAGAGAGTTGTATGGGAGTTATTTTTTTGGGTATCATTTTTTTTCTCATGTCCActaaagtcatttctcttaactaattgaaagaagaggaagaaaaagcaacaatcaaccgtcaagctagtgacgttaaagaagcgcttgttgggaggcaacccaactactaGTATTCTTGATTTTGCAGTcactttggttttaattttatagttattttgattttagtattatagttattttagttctggttttaaattactttatctcaacttttttagaatttttcttgttttacatgtgttttggtcATGCAAAGTGATTAGAACAGGAAGAGAAGCAAATAAAACAATTTTTGACACCCtagagtttttctttgcttggagacaagcaaactattaagtttggtgtgtgtaGAGTGTGCTCTCTGTTTACCTTATCATATGTGCACCATGGGAATATGATTGTTCTTCATGAAGGAGCATAGCcagaggaatgagatggccaccagcataactaaggtggttgagttcttttcattctatttttccttccgttcttattttgttgtcttctgttttctgttattttgattgcctgcatgatctttagtactttcagtttttagatttagtttcactctgttatttgcttttagtttaaaaaaaattgtctcaTGTACCACttactgaacttgaatctaaaaataaaagaaaagaagtgatgtattgcatgagaaattgagtttatatttaagagtagtcttatttacttaattgtggtggtaatatttttgattctgaatgtatgatatgaacagtgcatagttgaatttgaatcaaaggatattggtgtataaggaataggaatttagagaactactatgaattctctgaattaaacaaaagcttaatctttgaagcaaaagaaacagtaaaaagaaaataaagaaaagcaagaTCCAAGGTTTTAAGCATCAATGGCTAGGAAggtcaaatatgattaaaatctcaaagagttgttttcctagccatatgcttgtggtgtaaatgTGTCAAATAAcccttgagacagagcactaagagtcgagatcaagtgcatttaacagagtatgccaaaggctttgagcaccactgtctgggagtaactgaacgAAGAATCTGAACTAAAAGAGAGTTGCACAATCAAGTGTTTGTgatgtttttgtgtcaagtaaagtttgagacaaaacatttaaagtcacggttaGACTCAAGGTACAAAGTATCAAATaatagaaaatgaaagaaaaatgttgtgttcaaggattaatccaAAGTAAAAAGGCCAGAAAATTCATAGTATTTTTCGGATTCTAATTCCAAATGACAGTGACAATCCTCAGATTCAAAAGATAGTacgatgccaaaactattcggagTTTCAGTGTTATAAACCCCACTTTGAGACAGACAGGAGCTTAATTGAGTACTCATTtctcatgcaaaattcacatcgTATAAATCTTTACAGGGTCTTGTGTTTTTGTCTGAAACCATATAAATCCTCTTAGCTTGGGACGATTCACATACAATTGGTAAAACTGACCACCTTAGGACGATTTATGTGTTATTCCTCAAAAGTCATTCATGCATAAATCATCTCGGGTGTAGTGGTTAACATATTAAATAAACCACATTCCTCTGGCACGATTTATATATCATTAGGATTAGAATATTCACGTTTCAAAAATTGCTTTTGGAGATTTAAGTAATTTTggatcctatttaatttatttaagtaaaaaaaccTAATAAGTGATTAACAAAGGTTGATGGTCACAACAcatttaggctgcgtttgtttacagagacaggacaTTGAGACAGGGACACATAGACATAAAATCGTATTTGAAAGAGGGGACATAGATAGAGACAATGTGTCCAAGaatactgaattagtgtattttgtgtccatcatgATAGGAAGGACACGAAAACACTAACAAgaaacacaacttatttttcattttttctttcattattcttgttaattttttataattatattttttgtctcaaattttttgaataaaaaaatgagaataaattaaattttcataatttgttttagtttataacaAAATAtgatacaaaatcataaaaatttgtGTCTCTGTCCTTTATGTCTTATTCTGTCTTATCTTATCCCGTTGTTAGAAACAAACGCAACCATAATTTAATTGAAGTTAAAGAAAATTGTCTTGAAGTGAATTTGATTAGGTAGATTTGATGGCTAAGTGTGTGCTTGGATTAcagtttttgaataaaattattttacaaacttgattttgataaaaagtaagtttgtattaagtgatttatgtttggcaatatttatatcaaaatggattatagtaaaataaatgttgtttggattacactactcaaaatcacttttaaatacaaaattattaaaatagacatcaatttaaataatttttgtatattattttatcattttaatttagatatttgaatagatcttattaattaattctatgataaaattaatatttatatactaaaataaaaataatatataaaaattggcaaaatatacttttaattaaaattaacaaaatataaattttagagagtattaagaataataaagaaattaaatatttatcttagtagtaattgaaataaatcaaataaatttttatgatttttttatataatatatttttagtacttttagtactttttttttagtatgctataatcttttattattattatttacaattaatttttgtttaatttacgttcataatagaatcaataaattatattataaaaaataataaaaataatataaaaaattacaattacaaaagtgtataatattaaataaataattaataaaaaatagtaaataataaaaaagatagttcatataaacaaaaataatataaataatacaatagtatgcataaaggataaagttggtaaaagataaataaagattgATTATTGATGGTTAAAAGTCTGCTGGTGAAACGCAGAAGCTTAAAATTGTTGCTTCTTGAAAACGTGGTTTTGAAtgcaaaatcacttctgcgttcatGAACCAAAAGTTTGTCAAACCAAAAATTGAAGCTTTCAAGATGTTTAAACGCACTTCTTCTCTTTGAACGCGTTCGCCAAACACACCCtaagtaaataaatattatttctttacactataaacaaaatatgaatatatttattttgtttgtggtgataataaaataatataaaaatataaataattttaaaaatacatgtaaatataaataaatttttttatttattttaaaaaaatcgaaTACATAATATGTCACACATGATTTtactcaaatttcaatatttataatgtatatctttttttttccctcATAAACCAATTCATTTCACTAACTTCATctttatactttatttatttatttagtgcatgtttgggcgccattattttgttaaaaaaagatctttttgcaatgaaaaaagatcttttttttattttttaacgtgtttggcaaatttctagtagtaaaagtaaaagcactagtaaaataaaaaaaaagatattttttgagaagctgtaatttacatctttttttaaaagatcttttttccttaaaaaaagatgtttttcatgtaataaataaacaaaaaaatacttttatattgttatacctaaacataattgatagataaaaagacctttttacatgagatatccaaacataaaattacttttacttctctataagatcttttaaaaaaagataactcaaaaaaagatattttcttaaaaactcacccaaacaaaccCTTATTTCTATTTCTATCTCCTTTCAATTATAAGACAATTCATCTTATAACAATAGAGAAACCACATTATGCTTTTCTAGCTACCAACTATGATACCATAAAAACTTGTCACTCacaaatttaatcaaaataaataattaattgaattgaattgaaacaaTATCAGAATTCCATACTTTGTACTTAAGTAGTGTTATACACAAGCTTGGCTGAGACACAAGAAGGAATCGAATCCTTTCCttgttccttttcttctttttaatccaaaaagatgaaaaaaaaaaaaagaaaaaacaagcttctggtagaaaaccaaaccaaagcATCCAAAAAGCAACCTGAGTTACCTTACTGGGTCACATTGTTACAAgaaatacaaataataaatatcTAGATGCCAATGATTTCAGTAATACAGTTCATTTAGATAATTAGATATAGGATTCAAACAACGTGGCCTGAATCAAAGGGACCTTGCAGGAAAATAATTAGAAAGACGAACACCGATGAGTACTTTATTATGAATGGATAGAAAATTTGATATTAAACATAATTTTAAGTGGTGAGTTGAAGaaacctctgagccatgggatgGTTGGCTTGGGAGAGTTGGTTAGGGTTGAGAATCTCAACAATCTCACCATCAACGAGGAGGCAGACGACGTCAGCAATTCTCTGGATTTGTTTGATGCTGTGAGACACCATAATCATGGTCATGCCATTATTCTTGTTGAGCTTCAACAGTGCAGCCTCTATATTCTCCGTGGAAATAGGATCTAAAGCACTCGTTGGCTCATCAAGCAGCAAAACCTCAGGGGAATTAGCAAGAGTTCTGGCCAGCGCAACCCTCTGTGCTTGACCCACTGACAACTCCGCCGCCGACTTCTGAAGGAAGGAAGTGTCCAGGTCCGCCAGCATCAACAGCTTACATACCTCAACATCTGAAAGCTTCTTCCCGCTGAGGTTGGGGCCGTACCTCACGTTGTCGGCTACAGTGCCCTCGAAGAGGGCGGGCAGCTGGAACAGCATGCCGACTTTGCGGCGGAGGGAGAGCACGTCGAGCTGGCAGATGTCCCGGGAGTCGAGGAAGACAGAGGCGGAGGGAGGCTCCCAGAGGCGGTTGAGTGCCCTGAGGAGCGTTGACTTTCCGCTGCCACTGGGGCCTATGACTCCCACTATGACGCCCTTTGGGATTTCCAGACTGATGCCCTTCAGTATTGGGACCCCTGCATCCGACACTCTCCGAATATCGCGTACCTCCATTTTCGGGTGTCCTTCGCCATTCTCCACCTCCAAAAGCTGCTCCTTCAACTCATCTGTAATTCAAAAACACAATCAtcaaatgaatgaaaaaaaatccaTCAAACGAAGTCCATCAAACTTACTTTACCTATCAGAGAAGACATACTTGCTATTTTGTGAATCGATCACATCTCCCACTTCCACCACCACGACGCTTCAAGACCTATTTCTATCCATATCAAACAAAATAACAAACCTGTACCAGAAACGGCCTGCCTTGCCCAACACCgcatgtaaattttttttctatttagtgCGGGTCCACCACATATGATGTTTGAATGTTTGATTGCTATTATTCtcattatattttatctattattactTTATTAGCATCACCACTACAAGTCTGCAACTGATGATCGACCCAACTAAGAAAAATGGTTTAGGGATGGTTCGGCTGACTCGGATAGAGTTACAACTTGTAAGGTTCAATCCAAACTGAATCGATCCATACACAACAGCAAAAGAGAACCAGGTAGAAGAATGGCGGTGCGAATGGCAGTGGGATGAACCAATTGTTATTAGGTGGCTACTTTCATAAAAAGTGtatttataaaaagatattttaaattacaaaaatattatttatatactaaaatcagtcattaaaattaatcactaatatatttgtatataaataaatgtgtgatttaatttatttttaatatatatttatatttcaacgtatattttatactagtaattaattttagtatataaatagcataattctttaaattattagataatttaatatatttaattaaattatctaattatttaatgcaagtaacaactttttttttttttcaaaagcaagaagcaTCCAAAAAGCAACCCTAATTTGACCTCACTTTTATCTCATCTCACTTGTTGCAAGAAATTGCTAATAAGAAAGACCACTTTTGTCACTTAGATAAAAGAATCACATGCAATTAGGGTCCCACAACTAAAGAAAAATGTTCTGAAACTTCCCGGTTTTTTTatagttcttttctttttccaaaaaatcTCTGCTAGATATAGCTTTCCAAGAACTGTGCTAGAAACAAAACTGCAACCACTATAATTAATTGTAATAATATTCTTAAGGCCTAAAACATGTAACCCCTTCAATAGACTTTTGAATTAAAGGACTAATTTTCATCCAACAATCCAAGATTCAAGAGTCGAGAATCATTTCAATTAAAAGAACACTGATTGCTAAAGTGCTTTTATGGGATGATttacaacaaaaagaaaaacaaaatggttAAATCAAAGCATGAGACGAACAAGGATCTCAACAAAGAACCACTAAGAAGATGAAATTGGTTAGAAACTTGGaatacaaaattcaaaaaacTGAACAGTTCATGTACCTCTGACATTGTTGTTCATCCATGGCAATAAAATTGCAGTGACAAATAGAATTATTATGGAATTCGAGCCTCTGATGAACTTCTTAACTTACTGTTATCCTTCCTAGACCATTGCCATATCTTGGAAACAGAAAAGCTCTCACCTTTTCTTGCATTGCTGATCTTTTTTCCCTCAACAACATCAACATCAGTTGAAGAAAAATTGTTCCCATTTGTTGTAGCTATTCTTCCCTTAATCAATTGTCTCATACTGCCACTGATGCTTGGACACAAAGCCACCCTCAAATCAGAATCAGCAACAACATATTGGTAAGACCCCATTGAGTAGCATCTCCTTGCATCCAAATTACCATGACTATTACTAAAACTAATACTACTATTACTACTCTCTCCTTCACATTTTTCAACACCATCTACTCCATTATTATTTGAGCTTCTGAATTTTCCAAGCCTCACAGAAAAAACCCTCTTCCCATTCCTTATGTGATTCTCAGCAGGCTTGTTAGAAGAACCAGCACCACTGACACCAAATCCTGAAACTGAAACACCATCTTCGTCCTCATAACATGGACCTTCAAAGTCAAAGGATGGGGTCTCAAATGAAAACCCTGGTGCATAAAGTGTCCCTCTACAAAGGGGACAAGTTGAATTTGAAAGCAACCAAGTATCAATGCAGTCAATGTGAAAAGCATGGTTGCAATTTGGCAGCAACCTCAACTTGTCTTGTTCCAAGAACTCACAAAGGCAAACAGCACAATCAAATGGCTCCTTCAAGCCAATTATCTCCTTGTAGAGAAACACAGGGAGTGCATCAATGAAAGCCTGATCTAAACCTGAGTCATGGAGGTGGAATAGTTGCTGCAACTGTCTCTGGTATGCATCAGATTCAGACATTTCAGGATACCTATTGGATTGAGAAattgatgaggaagaagaagatctttGTCTCATGAGAAATCTAACAAGCAGGTGGAGGGTGCCCAAGATGAAGAACACAACAGATAAAATTACTATGATGAAAATAATTGCAGGGCTTATTCTACTATTCCCAGATGAAGAATCTGAGGATGAAGAAGCTGAATTAGAAGAactataagaagaaaaagaagaagaagaaggagaatatGGAGAAAGAATAGGAGCACCATTGCTCTGGTGGATTTGAGAGTGAAGCCTATACATTTTAGAATATGGTAATGGCATTACAGAACTGAGAATAATACAAAGTTCTAAACTAAAATTTTGAGCTTGCAATTTCAAAATTTGAACAAATTtatcatcttttcttgttttgggaCAAAGCCCAAGTCACCAATTGTGAAAGAAAAGCAAGCTTTAGGCATActaacaaggaaaagtaaagagGAAAGGACCAAAAACAAAGCAaaagatagagagagagaaaaagaaatcaACTTGACTCTATTTTTTCTATGGGGTCCTATGACTGTGGCAACAGCATGGAACGAAACATGCTTGAGAAAATGTCAACGTTGCAGTTGACCTACCTTCGTTGAAATCTAGAAACCTCTGCAGTTACCTGgctacttctctctctcttttacagGTTGTACTTGTAATTCTAATTCTACATGAAAAGAAAGAACCCTAATGACAACAATAATAAGTGTGAAATCTGAATTTGAGTTAGCTGCAATCCAATACCAGTAGTGGTAGACAAGTGAAAGTGAACAAAATTCCTTACAAAACCCAAGGTTTTTGGGGTCCTCTTGCTGCTACAGCCTACGGACCCTGGAGTCCAAACTGAAAGGAAGCAAAAAGGTGTGGCAAAATTGTCATTTTGTAACTCAAATCATGTGACAAGATGATGGCACTAACCTTAGACACCTGTCACACATTTTGCAGAATTTCATGGATTTGCCGCTAAACGATATTGGTCACAAAAGTAAAATAAGTGCCATatcatttttttttggtttgcacTGGGTATCTATCAGACCAGAAGTTTAATGACTAATTTCTCGAATACTGTAGAGATAAAGTGGGTGACTCTTCCAAACAAGTATCTATTCCCATCCTTCAGTAAGTATCATACTCGAGAGTGATAGTTAAGAGATACAAACCCTCATCTATCTGTGCCAAATTGCGTTGATAATAAGTGCCATATCATAATGAAATGAGACTGAAACGAGACTGAAGTGTGGGTGGTCTAAACTAGATAAATAAGCCCAATACTAAGTTTGTGTATCCTTAGTCCTTACCAGTTTTTGCCTGAATTTACATATCATTAGTATATTTGGTCAGTGGGTATCCCTAGCTGATTCTGCATATCTACCACCAAACAAAAAAAAGGAGCCTGGAGCTCTGACCCAAAACAAGATAGTGAAAAATTTAATCTCAAGTCATTGATTCAAGGGGCTAATTTAAGGTGAGTTTTAGCCTTAGCCTCGCCTTAACCAAGCTCACTATTAGCCTGTGCTTTCTGACACCGGTTAATGGCGATGTGGCAGGCCTTTTTGTAATGTGACTTTGACCACCTGCAAATTGTGATATGCTGCATAGACATCTTAAAAACTCGAAATTGTGAAAAAGACCGAACTCATCAATATCACTAGATAGGTTAGCAAAAAGAGCAACAACATACCTCGGATTAGCTACCATCTAATAAACAAGTGGTTGGAGGCGATCAAAAAACAAAAGTTATTCCTGTTATGTTTGTACTGTTGGACAATGGGAGACTATGACCTTCAAAAGTTATTTCATTTGGATAAAGTCTTATGTAACCAATTCAAGTGTGTTGTCTTCAACTCATTTTATTCGCTCAATTCTTATTGGATTAATTGAAAAGGctcatcatcataatcattatAATATAATTCACTCAatacttaattttcaaatttaaaaggaCTTTATCATAATCATTATAATATAATTCAAGATTAAGAATGTTGATTTGGCAAGCATATTTTTCCCaagttttattttcattgaaaagGACTTATTAATATAATCTACAATATAATTAGTtcttttaatgttattttatgttttattagttttttaaagaataaaatgaaAGAGTACTTCTTTATAGataatttgttatttatattagaaaaaaatactaaaaaattttgttctaatttaactattaaaaattttgggtaaaatatacttttttgtctttaatgtttattattttttttaaatattctaacgtttaatttcatttaattttgtcactaacatttttaattcatttatttttgtcttcaatgttttttatttatgttaaaataattatcctaaaagattttaattttatcctaacATTTTACATAGAGTTAACGTACAAGAGTAATTTTGGCACAAATAAAAAACGTTACGGATAAAATGGAATACAACTAAAcgttaatgatatttttaaaaatattgtaaatattaaagataaaaaatatactttatcctaaaaattttaagtcacaTAAGATTTGAAAGTACTATTTtaagatattttatataatttatttgtaaattaatttatttattgttatggTAACGACCAAACATTGAAAAAtagtaatatttataattttttatataatactatTGAGTTTAGGaaataataatttaacatattaatgatgacaaacatattTGGTTAGGTTAAAATTCCAAAATAGTTTAAAGTATGTTTTATTGTGTAGGCCAAGTCACTCTTTATTTGAATAATCCACTTATTAAATCTTGAGTGCAGATCAATGTTTAGTCTAATACTCAACTTAGACCAAGCACACAATTCTCCAAACAAGTCTCAAATGAAGACACCGTTGACTGCAAATTGCACAATTCAGGTAAAgccaaaaaataacaaaaaaaaggtgtttttattattgtttaatcaTCAAGAGGAAAGGAGAAAAAAGCTAAATAAAAGGAGGCAAAGTTAAATCAATAGAGCTATAAATCAAATCAAAGGGTTAATCTAGTTCAAAAGAAAAATGTTGCCTTGTTATTATTTTTGTGCAAGTCAAATGGCTTATTGAAGTTATCTCCTCTATATAATCACAATTTAtataagaagaaaatagaggttgCCTTTTCTAATTCATATCTAAGGTTTGAAAATAAAACTTGGGGCCAAAGTTTAAGATTAAGAATGTTGATTTGGCAAGCATATTGAAGATTTTATGACCTTGACATTGCTACTGCTGCTGCCATATCTTCTGTAACTCTGCGTCATTCTACTCTGATGTTATACCTTGATTTTCTACTTAAAttttttgggagaagaagaaCTCAGTTGGTTCAATATTTAAGGAGTTGACTCTTTTCACAAGCTCAAGCTTTGAAGGCATCATCCCATATAAAAGGGAGTAATTAACCAAGGATTGAAGTAAGGGGCGATAATCCAAAATTCTGAGTTAACCTAGCACATTCACCACTCAAAGCTGAAAGTTTTAGAAGTAGTGTACCTACACTAAAAGAAGCATTCCACCAAAATGAAAAACAATATTTGAGAGTTCTAAAATCAAGTTATGCTTATAGCTTTTAGgctattttatttcttctcttttgtGTTTCTCTATTAAATATTTTGGTTCTTCAGTTTTTATCTTTTTTGGTTCATTCAATGAAAAAAGGGTATAAATGTGATGATTTAGAAAAAGCCATAGAGAAAAAAGATAAAGAGAATTAGCTTATAGAAAAGCTAAAAATTATGTCAATTTCTTTTGTAAtcactttttgttttgtttcatgaatatgagagattttttttgttaagttgggtgagcacttagtgTTGAGCCTTGAGAGTAGGGAGTGAACATAGCCAAATTAAGTTTGGTTAGAAGTTTAGTCTGTCCTATATAGAATTAGGAAGAATTTTTGGAAATTGGTAAATGTAATCTttgaaaagatagtgaaaattttactataattatGGTAGAGACTCGAAGAAGACCACATTGCACAACGTGGTTGAAACATAATACATGGTTGTGTACTTCTTTCTTCTCTACTCTATTTTCGTTCATTTCATTATGAGACAAAATTAAATTGACTctttgatgagcgaatattttatacgctttttgggggtaatttca
Coding sequences within it:
- the LOC112801100 gene encoding ABC transporter I family member 17 isoform X1; the protein is MSSLIDELKEQLLEVENGEGHPKMEVRDIRRVSDAGVPILKGISLEIPKGVIVGVIGPSGSGKSTLLRALNRLWEPPSASVFLDSRDICQLDVLSLRRKVGMLFQLPALFEGTVADNVRYGPNLSGKKLSDVEVCKLLMLADLDTSFLQKSAAELSVGQAQRVALARTLANSPEVLLLDEPTSALDPISTENIEAALLKLNKNNGMTMIMVSHSIKQIQRIADVVCLLVDGEIVEILNPNQLSQANHPMAQRFLQLTT
- the LOC112801101 gene encoding RING-H2 finger protein ATL46, which encodes MPLPYSKMYRLHSQIHQSNGAPILSPYSPSSSSFSSYSSSNSASSSSDSSSGNSRISPAIIFIIVILSVVFFILGTLHLLVRFLMRQRSSSSSSISQSNRYPEMSESDAYQRQLQQLFHLHDSGLDQAFIDALPVFLYKEIIGLKEPFDCAVCLCEFLEQDKLRLLPNCNHAFHIDCIDTWLLSNSTCPLCRGTLYAPGFSFETPSFDFEGPCYEDEDGVSVSGFGVSGAGSSNKPAENHIRNGKRVFSVRLGKFRSSNNNGVDGVEKCEGESSNSSISFSNSHGNLDARRCYSMGSYQYVVADSDLRVALCPSISGSMRQLIKGRIATTNGNNFSSTDVDVVEGKKISNARKGESFSVSKIWQWSRKDNSKLRSSSEARIP
- the LOC112801100 gene encoding ABC transporter I family member 17 isoform X2 — its product is MEVRDIRRVSDAGVPILKGISLEIPKGVIVGVIGPSGSGKSTLLRALNRLWEPPSASVFLDSRDICQLDVLSLRRKVGMLFQLPALFEGTVADNVRYGPNLSGKKLSDVEVCKLLMLADLDTSFLQKSAAELSVGQAQRVALARTLANSPEVLLLDEPTSALDPISTENIEAALLKLNKNNGMTMIMVSHSIKQIQRIADVVCLLVDGEIVEILNPNQLSQANHPMAQRFLQLTT